A window of the Lactuca sativa cultivar Salinas chromosome 5, Lsat_Salinas_v11, whole genome shotgun sequence genome harbors these coding sequences:
- the LOC111897966 gene encoding probable sulfate transporter 3.5: protein MAPVVGGGAAGETFHKVNFAAPRSFATAFKSDLKETLFPDDPFHDFKGKPLPIKAKKALQYFVPIFEWLPKYTRKLFMYDLLAGITIASLAIPQGISYAKLANIPPIIGLYSSFVPPLIYSVFGSSKHLAVGTVAASSLIIAATIEAKVNPIENPQLYLNLVFTATLISGVTQLILGVFRLGILVDFLSHSTITGFMGGTATLICLQQLKGIFGLKHFTTHTDMVSVIRVILKNRKEIRWESTVVGVVFLVFLQFTRFVKQKKPKLFWVSAIAPMVVVVTGCVFAYVAHVEKHGIAIVGDLKKGINPSSLKNLDFDPKYLSAPIQAGLVTAMIALAEGIAIGRSFAIMENQQIDGNKEMIAFGLMNIIGSFTSCYLTTGPFSKTAVNYNAGCKTQMANVVMSICMMLTLFFLAPLFSYTPLVALSAIIMSAMLGLIEYDKAYHLYKTDKFDFIICMAAFFGVAFISMDVGLMLSVGLALLRALLYVARPASSKLGNIPDTSVYRDMEQYPGAIDIPKTLILQLGSPIYFANSGYLRERILRWVRDEQVKKASEGDDVEHVILDFGGVTSIDITGVETLVEIRRSLEVRDIKVVIVNPRLEVMEKLIVTNFIDKIGKERVFLSIEDAIEGCNFSLTPQKECGSEES from the exons ATGGCGCCGGTAGTAGGAGGAGGAGCCGCCGGAGAAACATTCCACAAAGTGAACTTCGCCGCCCCAAGAAGCTTCGCGACGGCGTTCAAGTCGGATTTGAAGGAAACCCTATTCCCAGACGATCCATTCCATGACTTCAAAGGGAAGCCATTGCCGATAAAAGCCAAGAAAGCTTTACAGTATTTCGTTCCTATCTTCGAATGGCTCCCTAAATACACCCGTAAACTTTTCATGTATGATCTTTTAGCCGGAATCACCATTGCCAGCCTCGCCATTCCTCAAGGCATCAGTTACGCTAAACTCGCTAACATTCCCCCCATCATCGGTTTAT ATTCGAGTTTCGTTCCTCCTCTAATCTACTCGGTGTTTGGAAGCTCGAAGCATCTTGCTGTTGGAACAGTAGCTGCTAGTTCATTGATCATAGCTGCAACCATTGAAGCAAAAGTGAACCCAATTGAAAACCCACAACTCTATCTTAATCTAGTCTTTACTGCTACACTCATCTCCGGTGTAACTCAGTTGATTCTTGGTGTTTTCCG gctTGGAATTTTGGTCGATTTCTTGTCACATTCTACGATCACTGGCTTCATGGGAGGGACAGCAACCCTTATTTGCCTTCAACAATTGAAAGGCATTTTTGGTTTGAAGCATTTTACTACGCATACTGATATGGTATCCGTTATTCGTGTCATCTTGAAGAATAGAAAAGAG ATAAGATGGGAAAGCACTGTAGTGGGTGTAGTTTTCCTCGTCTTTCTTCAATTCACAAGATTCGTG AAGCAAAAGAAACCCAAGCTATTTTGGGTGTCAGCAATAGCTCCCATGGTGGTCGTGGTAACAGGATGCGTCTTCGCTTATGTAGCACATGTTGAGAAACATGGAATTGCAATT GTGGGTGACTTGAAAAAGGGAATTAATCCTTCCTCCCTCAAAAATTTGGATTTTGATCCCAAATATCTATCAGCACCTATACAAGCAGGACTCGTAACAGCCATGATTGCTCTTGCT GAAGGAATAGCAATCGGAAGAAGCTTTGCCATAATGGAAAATCAACAAATTGATGGAAACAAAGAGATGATAGCTTTTGGTCTCATGAACATTATTGGATCTTTCACTTCATGCTACTTAACTACAG GACCATTTTCAAAAACAGCAGTGAATTACAACGCAGGGTGTAAAACACAAATGGCAAATGTAGTTATGTCAATATGCATGATGCTTACATTATTCTTCTTAGCACCCCTCTTTAGTTACACTCCTCTTGTTGCCCTTTCTGCCATTATCATGTCTGCAATGCTTGGTCTTATTGAATATGATAAAGCTTATCATCTTTACAAAACCGATAAATTTGATTTCATCATTTGCATGGCTGCTTTCTTTGGTGTTGCCTTCATTAGCATGGACGTTGGCCTCATGTTATcg GTGGGTTTAGCGTTATTGAGAGCACTTCTATATGTAGCTAGACCAGCAAGTTCAAAGCTTGGGAACATACCTGACACTAGTGTATATCGAGATATGGAACAATATCCAGGAGCCATTGACATTCCTAAGACTCTAATTTTGCAACTTGGTTCTCCAATTTACTTTGCGAATTCAGGTTACTTGAGGGAAAG GATTTTGAGATGGGTTAGAGATGAACAGGTCAAGAAAGCTTCTGAAGGAGATGATGTTGAGCATGTTATACTAGATTTTGGAG GTGTCACATCTATTGATATCACGGGAGTTGAAACTCTTGTTGAAATTCGTAGAAGTTTAGAAGTCAGAGATATTAAG GTTGTCATAGTGAATCCAAGACTCGAGGTCATGGAGAAGTTGATTGTTACGAATTTCATAGACAAAATTGGGAAAGAACGTGTGTTTCTATCTATCGAAGATGCAATTGAAGGGTGCAATTTTTCACTCACACCCCAAAAGGAATGTGGTAGTGAAGAAAGTTGA